The Pseudoalteromonas tunicata genome segment ATAGGTAAACAATCTCCAGACATCAACCAAGGTGTTGATCGTAAAAGCCCTGAAGAACAAGGCGCTGGTGACCAAGGTTTAATGTTTGGTTATGCATGTAATGAAACTGAAGTTTTAATGCCAGCTCCGATTACTTACTCGCACCGCTTAGTACAGCGTCAAGCGCAAGTACGTAAAGACGGCACCTTACCTTGGTTACGTCCAGATGCTAAATCACAAGTAACATTTGCTTATGAAAATGGTAAGCCTGTTGCAATTGATGCAGTTGTTTTATCAACGCAGCACTGTGATACGATTTCTCAAGCTGACTTAATTGAAGCGGTAATGGAAACGATTATTAAGCCAGTATTACCAGCTGAATTAATCAGTAGCGCAACTAAATTCTTTATTAACCCAACTGGTCGCTTTGTAATTGGCGGACCTATGGGTGACTGTGGTTTAACAGGCCGTAAAATTATCGTAGATACTTACGGTGGTATGGCACGTCACGGTGGTGGTGCTTTCTCTGGTAAAGATCCATCAAAAGTTGACCGTTCAGCTGCTTACGCTGCTCGTTATGTAGCAAAAAATATCGTAGCTGCTGGTCTTGCTGATAAATGTGAATTACAAGTGTCTTACGCAATTGGTGTTGCAGAGCCAACATCTATCAGTGTTGAAACATTTGGTACTAGCAAATTAGAAGAGTCACGTTTAATCGAGTTAATTCGTGAGCACTTCGATTTACGCCCATATGGTTTAATTCAAATGCTAGATTTAGAGCGTCCAATTTACTTGCCAACAGCAGCATACGGACACTTTGGTCGTGACGAATTCCCTTGGGAAAAAACAGATAAAGCCGATGCACTTCGTGCCGCTGCAGGTCTGTAATTAATTAACTATCAGTTAATTAAATAATAAAAAAGGCGCTCACAAAGCGCCTTTATTATTGCAATCGAGCTCGCATATTTACAAAGGTATTTTGAGCACTCTTTAATACCATTTTATTAACAAGCCAATTAGGTGCTGCACCATCAGGATCGGCAAATGCCTGATACTCAATCTCAATAGTAGTGTCGGTAAGCGCTTTAACCTGCCAATGAGCACGCACATCTTTAATACGTATCGTATTATCTGATTTGAGCTGTTGCTGATATTGTTCAAGCAATATATGTTGATCCGTAATATCAAATTCAAAGCTACCATCCGTTTTAGATTGATAATTCGAATAGGTCAACATGTCTCTATTTTTGAGCGGCCATGGCGCCGAAAATTCAGTATAAACAATAAATTCAGTTTCACTTGGCTGAGCAAGCACCTCAACTTTAACAGCTCTATCAATCCAAAGTGACGCATGCTCGGTATCGTGCAGCAAAGCAATAAATGCTGAAATCGTACCTGTAGATACTGTATGTGCCTTAATACGGATTAAGCCAGATTCAGTTTCTTGTTTATATAAATCAACCTCCTGCTTACTACTCACCCATTGCCAAGTAGCAGGCTCTGCACAAAGAGCAACGCACATTAAGCTCATGCTGAGTGTGGCTGGTACTTTAAAGATCAGATTTAACGCCAATATGGTGTTTGCTTCAAAGTCACTTGTCGACTTTGCTCCATTGCGGCTACTAAATTCTCGGT includes the following:
- the metK gene encoding methionine adenosyltransferase, whose amino-acid sequence is MARHLFTSESVSEGHPDKIADQISDAVLDAILEQDPKARVACETYVKTGMVMVGGEVTTSAWVDIEELTRKTVREIGYTHSDMGFDADSCAILNTIGKQSPDINQGVDRKSPEEQGAGDQGLMFGYACNETEVLMPAPITYSHRLVQRQAQVRKDGTLPWLRPDAKSQVTFAYENGKPVAIDAVVLSTQHCDTISQADLIEAVMETIIKPVLPAELISSATKFFINPTGRFVIGGPMGDCGLTGRKIIVDTYGGMARHGGGAFSGKDPSKVDRSAAYAARYVAKNIVAAGLADKCELQVSYAIGVAEPTSISVETFGTSKLEESRLIELIREHFDLRPYGLIQMLDLERPIYLPTAAYGHFGRDEFPWEKTDKADALRAAAGL
- a CDS encoding START domain-containing protein encodes the protein MALNLIFKVPATLSMSLMCVALCAEPATWQWVSSKQEVDLYKQETESGLIRIKAHTVSTGTISAFIALLHDTEHASLWIDRAVKVEVLAQPSETEFIVYTEFSAPWPLKNRDMLTYSNYQSKTDGSFEFDITDQHILLEQYQQQLKSDNTIRIKDVRAHWQVKALTDTTIEIEYQAFADPDGAAPNWLVNKMVLKSAQNTFVNMRARLQ